One genomic region from Xenopus laevis strain J_2021 chromosome 2L, Xenopus_laevis_v10.1, whole genome shotgun sequence encodes:
- the LOC121400006 gene encoding DNA damage-regulated autophagy modulator protein 1-like: MKFCCFNTLAIVPVLWSVLMFLGFVSGYIVAVTLGHLEPFVPYISDLGLNAPESYIFSAVCTLSAILGAITMYGEYKYFKLSNPNGKDLHNKIILGNGLLSCVGILIAGYFQEFEYEYVHLIGAVLAFGQANLYAICHCYYYYKLSLWKDNTRLFLFRVVLASSLTSIFLCLSLLFIGCKIYDHSCMLADWDFPFRQECATMEWLELIGICIFLLTLKKEMQQLGFRVPKSLKEDWIVKTEKCYDDVEAPEDPISG, encoded by the exons atgaaattttgttgttttaataccttggccatcgtgccagtACTTTGGTCTGTTTTAATGTTTTTGGGTTTTGTTAGTGGATATATTGTAGCTGTTACTTTGGGTCACCTTGAGCCTTTTGTGCCATATATAAG CGACCTTGGACTAAATGCCCCAGAAAGCTACATATTTTCAGCAGTTTGTACTCTATCTGCCATTTTGG gtgcTATTACAATGTATGGAGAGTATAAGTATTTCAAGCTCTCTAATCCTAATGGCAAAGATCTCCATAACAAGATCATACTTGGCAATGGATTATTGTCCTGCGTGGGTATCCTCATTGCAGGATACTTCCAG GAGTTTGAATATGAATATGTTCACCTGATTGGAGCAGTGTTGGCTTTTGGACAAGCAAATCTATATGCAATATGtcactgctactactactacaaatTGTCACTCTGGAAGGATAACACACGGCTGTTCTTATTCCGTGTAGTACTTGCCTCGTCTTTAACATCTATTTTCTTATGCT TGAGCTTATTGTTTATTGGCTGCAAAATCTACGATCACAGCTGTATGCTTGCTGACTGG GATTTCCCTTTCCGACAAGAATGTGCCACTATGGAGTGGTTGGAGTTGATTGGGATTTGCATTTTCTTACTGACACTGAAAAAAGAAATGCAG CAACTTGGCTTTAGAGTTCCAAAAAGTCTGAAGGAAGACTGGATTGTCAAGACAGAAAAGTGTTATGATGATGTGGAAGCCCCTGAAGACCCCATTTCTGGGTAA
- the LOC121400008 gene encoding DNA damage-regulated autophagy modulator protein 1-like: MKFCCFNTLAIVPVLWSVLMFLGFVSGYIVAVTLGHLEPFVPYISDLGLNAPESYIFSAVCTLSAILGAITMYGEYKYFKLSNPNGKDLHNKIILGNGLLSCVGILIAGYFQEFEYEYVHLIGAVLAFGQANLYAICHCYYYYKLSLWKDNTRLFLFRVVLASSLTSIFLCLSLLFIGCKIYDHSCMLADWDFPFRQECATMEWLELIGICIFLLTLKKEMQQLGFRVPKSLKEDWIVKTEKCYDDVEAPEDPISG; the protein is encoded by the exons atgaaattttgttgttttaataccttggccatcgtgccagtACTTTGGTCTGTTTTAATGTTTTTGGGTTTTGTTAGTGGATATATTGTAGCTGTTACTTTGGGTCACCTTGAGCCTTTTGTGCCATATATAAG CGACCTTGGACTAAATGCCCCAGAAAGCTACATATTTTCAGCAGTTTGTACTCTATCTGCCATTTTGG gtgcTATTACAATGTATGGAGAGTATAAGTATTTCAAGCTCTCTAATCCTAATGGCAAAGATCTCCATAACAAGATCATACTTGGCAATGGATTATTGTCCTGCGTGGGTATCCTCATTGCAGGATACTTCCAG GAGTTTGAATATGAATATGTTCACCTGATTGGAGCAGTGTTGGCTTTTGGACAAGCAAATCTATATGCAATATGtcactgctactactactacaaatTGTCACTCTGGAAGGATAACACACGGCTGTTCTTATTCCGTGTAGTACTTGCCTCGTCTTTAACATCTATTTTCTTATGCT TGAGCTTATTGTTTATTGGCTGCAAAATCTACGATCACAGCTGTATGCTTGCTGACTGG GATTTCCCTTTCCGACAAGAATGTGCCACTATGGAGTGGTTAGAGTTGATTGGGATTTGCATTTTCTTACTGACACTGAAAAAAGAAATGCAG CAACTTGGCTTTAGAGTTCCAAAAAGTCTGAAGGAAGACTGGATTGTCAAGACAGAAAAGTGTTATGATGATGTGGAAGCCCCTGAAGACCCCATTTCTGGGTAA